The proteins below come from a single Cupriavidus sp. P-10 genomic window:
- a CDS encoding primase-helicase zinc-binding domain-containing protein, which translates to MKELSDIVKSWTPAQWDALVRQYVPAEVLTDNFWRGRPGPCPLCGGHDRFTYDNKRGRGDWVCRKCNAGNPKAGDGLELVRCYTGMTYSELWRDLNGERAVPIDPPFTRPNSARRGKAVDPATKMRRIAKQWEAAAGLVPGDHAMRYLAARVPGLRAPRPTALRLAVQDYWYEGQLVGRYPTIVAQFTRPDGRMATVHRTSLDPRQPAKATIITADGEILPAKRNGVSALPLTGGAVRLMQPRDGEVGVAEGLESAYAAYMLFGVPAWNCLNRVLLSQFVVPPDLGIRTVHIFADFDRIDPKTRKSPGMADALALEKRLRAEGLHTVMHRPKVRGTDFCDQWRTEYQLRLMSQQAVTA; encoded by the coding sequence TGAGTGATATCGTAAAAAGCTGGACGCCCGCTCAATGGGACGCTCTGGTGAGGCAGTACGTGCCAGCGGAAGTCCTGACGGACAACTTCTGGCGAGGACGCCCAGGTCCGTGCCCCCTCTGTGGTGGCCATGACCGCTTTACCTATGACAACAAACGCGGCCGCGGCGATTGGGTCTGCCGGAAGTGCAATGCAGGGAATCCGAAAGCCGGCGACGGCCTCGAGCTCGTGCGTTGCTACACCGGCATGACCTACTCGGAACTGTGGCGGGACTTGAATGGCGAGCGGGCTGTGCCGATCGACCCCCCCTTTACGAGGCCAAATTCAGCTCGCCGGGGGAAAGCAGTAGATCCCGCCACCAAGATGCGGCGTATTGCGAAGCAGTGGGAAGCTGCTGCCGGGCTGGTGCCTGGCGATCACGCCATGCGCTATCTTGCTGCCCGGGTTCCTGGCCTGCGCGCGCCGCGGCCAACGGCCTTGCGCCTGGCGGTGCAGGACTATTGGTATGAAGGCCAGCTTGTTGGCCGCTACCCGACCATCGTTGCGCAATTCACACGGCCAGATGGGCGCATGGCCACGGTGCATCGCACGTCGCTCGACCCGCGACAGCCCGCCAAGGCGACGATAATCACTGCGGATGGGGAGATCCTCCCGGCCAAGCGCAATGGTGTGTCTGCGTTGCCGCTGACCGGTGGTGCAGTGCGTCTGATGCAACCGCGCGATGGTGAAGTTGGTGTCGCGGAAGGGCTGGAGAGCGCCTATGCGGCGTACATGCTCTTCGGCGTGCCGGCATGGAATTGCCTCAACCGGGTACTGCTGAGTCAGTTTGTGGTGCCGCCGGACCTGGGCATCCGCACGGTCCACATCTTCGCGGATTTTGACAGGATCGACCCGAAGACCCGAAAGTCCCCAGGCATGGCCGACGCGCTCGCGTTGGAAAAGCGGTTGCGCGCCGAAGGGCTGCACACCGTCATGCATCGACCAAAGGTTCGTGGAACCGACTTCTGCGATCAATGGCGCACCGAGTACCAGTTGCGCCTGATGTCTCAACAGGCTGTTACCGCCTGA
- a CDS encoding ISL3 family transposase — MAPRDCMAQLGCWEGYRMRDSWEETRNGQRICIIRLEPKGRRRRCCDGCGRGVSSIHDRVERRVRDLPVFEIPVELIVPRLRLACRRCGPKLERLDWLAPYARVTTRLAASVAQLCKVMSLRHVAAFYRLAWTTVKRIDLRHLERELGPVDLSGVTVIAMDEFAIQKGHRYATVIVEPSSKRVLWVGRGRSREEIRPFFKLLGPEGCARLRAAVMDMNTAYDLEVRMHCPQAEVVYDLFHVVAKYGREVIDRVRVDEANRLRGDKTARQVVKSSRWLLLRNRENVTREADQIRLDEILAANQALMTVYVLKDDLKTLWTYRHPGYARRFWQGWYERAMASGIAPLCLFAKRLKPYLPGILAHSRWPLGTNLVEGINNRIKVIKRMAYGFRDDHYFFLKIRAAFPGNR, encoded by the coding sequence TTGGCCCCACGCGATTGTATGGCCCAGCTCGGCTGCTGGGAAGGCTATCGCATGCGCGATAGTTGGGAAGAGACCCGCAATGGGCAGCGTATTTGCATCATCCGGCTGGAACCTAAGGGGCGCCGTAGGCGGTGCTGCGATGGCTGTGGTCGGGGCGTTAGCAGTATCCATGATCGGGTAGAGCGGCGCGTGCGGGATCTGCCTGTGTTCGAGATTCCGGTGGAGCTGATCGTGCCGCGACTTCGTCTGGCTTGCCGGCGATGTGGCCCGAAGCTGGAGCGCCTGGACTGGCTCGCGCCCTATGCGCGGGTTACGACGCGGCTTGCGGCCAGCGTAGCGCAACTGTGCAAGGTCATGTCGTTGCGCCATGTCGCGGCCTTCTACCGGTTGGCCTGGACCACGGTCAAGCGCATCGATCTGCGCCATCTTGAGCGGGAATTGGGACCGGTCGATCTGAGCGGGGTCACGGTGATCGCGATGGACGAGTTTGCGATCCAGAAGGGCCATCGCTATGCCACAGTCATCGTCGAGCCGTCGAGCAAGCGGGTACTCTGGGTCGGGCGCGGTCGCTCCCGAGAGGAAATCCGGCCCTTCTTCAAGCTGCTTGGCCCTGAAGGCTGTGCCCGGCTTCGCGCCGCGGTGATGGACATGAATACCGCCTACGACCTGGAAGTGCGGATGCACTGCCCGCAAGCGGAGGTTGTCTATGACCTGTTCCACGTGGTGGCCAAGTACGGTCGTGAGGTCATCGACCGCGTCAGGGTGGATGAGGCTAATCGGCTGCGCGGCGACAAGACCGCTCGTCAGGTGGTGAAGTCTTCTCGTTGGTTACTGCTGCGCAATCGGGAGAACGTCACGCGTGAGGCCGATCAGATCCGGCTTGATGAAATACTGGCTGCCAACCAAGCGCTGATGACCGTCTACGTGCTCAAGGACGATCTCAAGACGCTCTGGACATATCGGCATCCCGGCTACGCCCGGCGCTTCTGGCAAGGGTGGTACGAGCGCGCAATGGCCAGCGGCATCGCACCTCTGTGCCTGTTCGCCAAACGCCTCAAGCCATATTTACCCGGCATCCTGGCTCACAGCCGCTGGCCGTTGGGAACCAATCTGGTGGAAGGCATCAATAACCGGATCAAGGTCATCAAACGGATGGCCTATGGCTTCCGCGATGACCATTACTTCTTCCTGAAGATCCGGGCGGCCTTCCCCGGAAATCGGTGA
- a CDS encoding recombinase family protein, whose protein sequence is MNTKITPQHQSKPAYIYIRQSTLAQVRHHQESTERQYALRDKALALGWPQTSIRILDRDLGQSGAQMTGREDFKTLVADVSMGHVGAVFALEVSRLARSNLDWHRLLELCALTHTLVIDADGCYDPGDFNDGLLLGLKGTMAQAELHFLRGRLQGGKLNKAQKGELRFPLPVGLCYDDEGHIVLDPDDEVRGAVQLVFRLFRETGSAYAVVKRFAEDGLRFPKRAYGGAWAGRLIWGRLSHERVIGLIKNPSYAGIYVFGRYQYRQRITPQGEVHKRVQPVPKADWRVHLPDHHEGYISPEEFERNQARLAGNRTNGEGTVLSGPAREGLALLQGMLICGCCGRALTVRYQGNGGIYPMYLCNAQRRQGLATRDCMSVRSDLLDNAIGEAMLAALRPAELELAVTALNELEQRDQAIMRQWHMRIERAEYEVALAERRYQECDPANRLVTGTLERRWNDAMLRLAAIKTEAAQFQSQKARVATPEQKAQILALARNLPRLWRAPATPAKDRKRMLRLLIRDITVEKLPATRQVVLHVRWQGGTCTDTTVTLPKPVADAMRYPTATVEHVRKLSQHLSDPQIAAHLNQEGLRSSTGKSFTLSMVKWIRFRYGIAATNFMRPDELTVQQLAHRLGISPHVVYYWIERQVVHARKLDGRGPWWITLDPVKEQQLRDWVRTSGHLRGQHSHTQL, encoded by the coding sequence ATGAACACCAAGATCACCCCCCAACATCAGAGCAAGCCGGCGTACATCTATATCCGCCAATCGACGCTGGCCCAGGTGCGACACCATCAGGAGAGCACGGAGCGCCAGTATGCGTTGCGCGACAAAGCGCTGGCATTGGGCTGGCCACAAACGTCGATCCGGATCCTGGATCGGGACCTCGGTCAGTCAGGCGCGCAGATGACGGGCCGCGAGGACTTCAAGACGCTGGTGGCAGATGTCTCGATGGGGCACGTGGGCGCCGTGTTTGCGCTGGAGGTCTCGCGCCTGGCGCGCTCGAATCTGGACTGGCATCGCCTGCTCGAGTTGTGCGCCCTCACCCATACCCTGGTAATCGACGCCGATGGCTGTTACGACCCAGGCGACTTCAACGACGGCCTGCTGCTCGGTCTCAAAGGCACAATGGCACAGGCGGAACTGCACTTTTTGCGCGGGCGCCTCCAAGGCGGCAAGCTCAACAAGGCGCAGAAGGGTGAGCTGCGCTTTCCGCTCCCGGTTGGGTTGTGCTATGACGACGAAGGCCACATCGTCCTGGATCCCGATGACGAGGTGCGCGGCGCCGTGCAGTTGGTGTTTCGTCTCTTTCGAGAGACCGGCAGCGCATACGCGGTCGTCAAGCGCTTTGCCGAAGATGGCCTGCGCTTTCCGAAGCGCGCCTATGGCGGCGCCTGGGCGGGCCGGCTCATCTGGGGGCGCCTGAGCCATGAGCGCGTGATCGGCCTGATCAAGAATCCTTCGTATGCGGGCATTTATGTCTTTGGACGGTACCAGTACCGCCAGCGCATCACGCCACAGGGGGAGGTGCATAAGCGCGTGCAGCCGGTACCCAAGGCAGACTGGCGCGTCCATCTACCCGACCATCACGAGGGATACATCAGCCCGGAGGAGTTTGAGCGGAACCAGGCACGCCTGGCGGGCAACCGGACCAACGGTGAAGGCACCGTGCTCAGCGGTCCGGCGCGTGAAGGATTGGCGCTGCTTCAGGGGATGCTGATCTGTGGCTGCTGTGGTCGGGCGCTGACCGTGCGCTACCAGGGTAACGGTGGCATCTACCCAATGTACTTGTGCAATGCGCAGCGCCGCCAGGGTTTAGCGACCAGAGATTGCATGAGCGTGCGCAGCGACCTGCTCGACAACGCGATCGGCGAAGCGATGCTCGCGGCCCTGCGGCCAGCCGAACTCGAACTCGCCGTGACCGCCCTGAACGAACTCGAGCAGCGGGATCAGGCCATCATGCGTCAGTGGCATATGCGCATCGAACGCGCCGAGTATGAAGTCGCTCTTGCCGAGCGTCGCTATCAGGAATGCGATCCCGCCAACCGTCTGGTCACGGGCACCCTCGAGCGGCGCTGGAATGACGCGATGCTTCGCCTCGCAGCGATCAAGACGGAAGCCGCCCAGTTCCAGAGCCAGAAGGCGCGCGTTGCCACACCCGAACAGAAGGCCCAGATCCTCGCACTGGCGCGCAATCTGCCGCGCCTCTGGCGTGCTCCGGCGACCCCGGCGAAGGATCGCAAGCGCATGCTGCGACTGCTCATCCGGGACATTACGGTCGAGAAACTTCCCGCAACCAGACAGGTGGTCCTACACGTGCGTTGGCAGGGCGGCACCTGTACCGACACCACCGTGACTTTGCCCAAGCCGGTCGCCGACGCGATGCGCTATCCCACTGCAACCGTCGAGCACGTGCGCAAACTGTCGCAACATTTGTCCGACCCGCAAATCGCTGCGCACCTCAATCAGGAAGGCCTGCGCAGTTCAACTGGCAAATCGTTCACGCTCTCCATGGTCAAATGGATCCGCTTCCGGTACGGGATTGCGGCGACCAACTTCATGCGGCCTGACGAACTCACGGTTCAGCAACTCGCTCACCGACTGGGCATCAGTCCACACGTCGTGTATTACTGGATTGAGCGCCAAGTCGTCCACGCTCGTAAGCTCGACGGGCGGGGCCCATGGTGGATCACGCTGGATCCCGTCAAGGAACAGCAACTGCGGGACTGGGTGCGCACTTCAGGGCATCTTCGGGGGCAACATTCCCACACTCAACTGTGA
- a CDS encoding DUF6788 family protein, translated as MEDIPSSTLRRRRAQLLKQMPALDTLLRGSLIERYKRCGKPGCKCADGPGHGPKYYLSVSFPGRRPQMDYVPQADYADVTEHLANYHRVREIIEEICEINRELLRRREAL; from the coding sequence ATGGAAGATATTCCGTCGTCAACATTACGCAGGCGTCGCGCGCAATTGCTCAAGCAAATGCCGGCGTTGGACACGCTCTTGCGGGGCTCGCTCATCGAACGCTACAAGCGCTGCGGCAAGCCCGGCTGCAAGTGCGCCGATGGCCCAGGTCATGGCCCCAAGTACTACTTGTCGGTGAGTTTTCCCGGGCGCCGACCACAAATGGACTACGTGCCACAGGCCGATTACGCCGACGTCACCGAACACCTGGCGAACTATCACCGGGTCCGCGAGATCATCGAGGAGATCTGCGAGATCAATCGCGAACTATTACGCCGCCGCGAGGCGCTATAA
- a CDS encoding DUF5372 family protein produces the protein MGWAEIRHPFHPLRGQRFPVLKTRRVTGVDTLLLGHVERGSFSIAREWTDWGAPAVEDDCEIPVSRFDLGMLLELIALIDQLAASSSKKSSTKGA, from the coding sequence TTGGGATGGGCTGAGATCCGCCATCCGTTTCATCCGCTCCGGGGCCAGCGTTTTCCGGTCCTGAAGACGCGCCGGGTGACAGGCGTCGACACATTGCTACTGGGTCATGTCGAGCGCGGCAGCTTCAGCATTGCCCGCGAATGGACCGACTGGGGCGCGCCTGCCGTCGAAGACGATTGCGAGATCCCTGTGTCTCGCTTCGATCTGGGCATGCTGCTGGAGCTGATCGCGTTGATCGACCAGCTTGCCGCTTCGTCCTCCAAGAAGTCATCAACCAAAGGAGCTTGA
- a CDS encoding PRTRC system protein D, translating into MRISTVAIDVGYGNTKSAFPLGSDIATNMFPSLAPIAATSSLTAHTGGIFRARNVVNVEVDGARYEVGPDVSLSAAHVHTGRSLSEDYVTTPNYAALLAGSLHYANAMEVDRLVLGLPVHNTLKYAAYLKDRFTGTHNFGWGDVHINSVLPLPQPLGTLITYIQQNGKKYDPENAYLVIDVGYFTTDWVVARGYTMDDTRSGGVPGGVARIYQQVASLISADRGHPTDSIERIDKAIRDAKPMVFFGQDLDVSPYLAEAMAVTHQPVKEIQARVGRTDDIRAIILTGGGAQLYAPTIRAAFPHNVIHIMDAPCFANVRGFYTIGSARQVAKAA; encoded by the coding sequence ATGAGAATCTCGACCGTCGCAATCGATGTTGGCTACGGCAACACCAAGTCCGCCTTTCCGCTTGGCTCGGACATCGCAACCAACATGTTCCCCTCGCTGGCACCCATTGCCGCAACGTCCTCTCTCACCGCGCATACCGGCGGCATCTTCCGGGCTCGAAACGTAGTGAATGTGGAGGTCGATGGTGCGCGATACGAGGTCGGACCCGATGTTTCGCTGAGCGCCGCTCATGTCCATACCGGTCGCTCCCTGTCTGAGGATTATGTAACGACACCCAACTACGCTGCCCTGCTCGCCGGCTCGCTGCACTATGCCAATGCCATGGAAGTTGATCGGCTCGTCCTGGGCCTGCCGGTGCACAATACGCTGAAGTACGCTGCCTACCTCAAGGACCGTTTCACCGGCACCCATAACTTTGGGTGGGGCGACGTTCACATCAACAGCGTGCTCCCGCTGCCGCAGCCGCTGGGCACGCTGATTACGTACATCCAGCAAAACGGCAAGAAGTACGACCCTGAGAACGCATACCTGGTGATCGATGTCGGCTACTTCACAACCGATTGGGTGGTGGCGCGTGGCTACACCATGGACGACACGCGAAGCGGCGGGGTGCCTGGAGGCGTCGCGCGCATCTACCAACAGGTGGCAAGCCTCATCTCGGCTGACCGTGGGCATCCCACCGACAGCATCGAACGCATCGACAAGGCCATCCGCGACGCCAAGCCAATGGTGTTTTTCGGTCAGGATCTGGACGTTTCGCCCTACCTGGCAGAGGCCATGGCCGTCACCCATCAGCCGGTCAAGGAAATCCAGGCACGCGTCGGCCGCACCGACGATATCCGGGCAATCATCCTGACTGGTGGCGGGGCCCAGCTCTACGCCCCGACAATTCGTGCTGCCTTCCCGCACAACGTGATCCACATCATGGACGCGCCCTGCTTCGCCAACGTTCGCGGCTTCTATACCATCGGTTCCGCACGGCAAGTCGCCAAGGCCGCCTGA
- a CDS encoding integrase domain-containing protein yields MTKTINLRPIINQYNLPERFKAEFAVLAAEHLHLPHSGTRVSGRSLSQMSQRQRVQALLAMFVELRSIGGMAVTSPYSIRQKHIRWLVQYWVEERKLNVGTVELRLTHLRALMSWMGKTNVVGRIEDYVQRPAGYERSYVAREDRSWDGKGIDAAAKIAEIAVTDAHVALQLKLEAGFGLRAKESWRLRPALDVLPSGMLLVHDGTKGGRARRVPIEFGWQYELLGQAATLAYVTNPERGTLMPASFSQTRWRRRFYTVLEKHGITKDGDGVTAHGLRHQYLQQMYKRESGQPAAVKGSGPVVDVEAHREAMRKVVEAAGHSRATKANAYLSTYSTQLSLGKKEPTLNEVKAAILAADGNKAVAARQLGISRTKLYRILAKEG; encoded by the coding sequence ATGACTAAGACTATCAACCTGCGCCCCATCATTAACCAATACAACCTGCCGGAGAGATTCAAGGCTGAGTTCGCAGTACTGGCTGCGGAACACTTGCACCTGCCGCATAGCGGGACGCGAGTTAGCGGCAGATCGCTGTCGCAGATGTCACAGCGACAGCGCGTGCAGGCACTTCTCGCCATGTTCGTGGAGCTGCGCAGCATTGGTGGCATGGCCGTAACCTCGCCCTACAGCATTCGGCAGAAGCACATCCGCTGGCTGGTCCAGTATTGGGTGGAGGAGCGCAAGCTGAACGTGGGAACGGTGGAGCTACGCCTCACCCACCTGCGTGCGCTGATGTCATGGATGGGGAAGACCAACGTGGTCGGCCGAATCGAAGACTATGTGCAGCGACCGGCCGGATACGAGCGCAGCTATGTTGCGCGCGAAGACCGTTCGTGGGATGGCAAGGGCATTGATGCGGCGGCGAAGATCGCCGAGATCGCGGTCACGGACGCCCACGTCGCACTGCAGCTCAAGCTGGAAGCTGGCTTTGGCCTGCGAGCAAAGGAAAGCTGGCGATTGCGGCCTGCTTTGGACGTCCTGCCATCGGGAATGCTGCTCGTGCATGACGGCACAAAAGGCGGGCGCGCCCGCCGGGTCCCGATAGAGTTCGGCTGGCAGTACGAGTTGCTCGGGCAAGCGGCAACACTTGCATACGTCACGAATCCGGAGCGAGGCACGCTGATGCCTGCTTCCTTCTCCCAGACTCGGTGGCGCCGACGCTTCTATACCGTTCTGGAGAAGCACGGAATCACCAAAGACGGCGACGGTGTGACGGCGCACGGGCTGCGTCACCAATACCTGCAGCAGATGTATAAGCGGGAGAGCGGCCAGCCGGCGGCTGTGAAGGGGAGCGGGCCAGTTGTTGATGTGGAGGCACACCGCGAAGCGATGCGCAAGGTGGTGGAGGCCGCTGGCCACAGCCGGGCGACCAAAGCGAATGCCTATCTTTCTACCTATTCCACCCAGTTGAGCTTGGGTAAGAAGGAACCCACTCTGAATGAGGTCAAGGCCGCTATCTTGGCCGCCGATGGCAACAAAGCAGTGGCTGCGCGGCAGCTTGGGATTTCAAGGACCAAGCTTTATCGAATTCTCGCGAAGGAGGGCTGA
- a CDS encoding DNA translocase FtsK, which translates to MQAEHAAMDGELFHRAMELVHQHRAASVALIQRHLRIGWEAAEALLARMAAETMAVRKMQNGLYLYIHGPIGAELARLNGFAQEVLAALTEDCIDAAHLRASAIRYGLAEETTVSARCGDQCACATLFEFPVRCFRASGAALDSGEP; encoded by the coding sequence ATGCAGGCTGAACACGCAGCGATGGATGGAGAATTGTTCCATAGGGCAATGGAACTGGTCCACCAACACCGCGCCGCGTCGGTGGCGCTAATCCAGCGCCATCTGCGCATTGGCTGGGAGGCTGCGGAAGCACTGTTGGCCCGCATGGCCGCCGAAACGATGGCCGTTCGCAAGATGCAGAACGGCCTTTACCTCTACATCCACGGCCCTATCGGCGCGGAACTTGCGCGCCTGAACGGCTTTGCGCAGGAGGTGTTGGCCGCGCTTACCGAAGATTGCATCGACGCGGCCCACCTTCGGGCCTCTGCCATTCGCTATGGCCTGGCTGAAGAGACAACCGTCTCGGCTCGTTGCGGCGACCAGTGCGCCTGCGCGACGCTCTTCGAGTTCCCGGTCCGATGCTTCAGGGCAAGCGGGGCGGCGCTGGACTCTGGTGAGCCTTAG
- a CDS encoding DUF1173 family protein translates to MAPTDERDAVVDAVKGGDALKVKAYAGAGKTSTLRPTLVIRRHRDIFLLARWRRSHGTALAGAGQPDQRCVAILLFERSKSNYLTIADAAAMLTNAQFLPCDSAHEVAMADHLVAQRRAFRKPLRHIVNAPVHPDFVLTDTSPEVVIEVLGMAGNPEYVTRMAAKRQHYRAASVPFVEWNAPAQPLSAVRLPSPVGTASEATHAG, encoded by the coding sequence ATGGCCCCGACCGACGAGCGGGACGCCGTCGTTGACGCGGTGAAGGGCGGCGACGCCCTCAAGGTCAAGGCTTACGCCGGCGCGGGCAAGACCTCCACGCTCCGCCCGACGCTAGTGATACGGCGCCACCGAGATATTTTCCTGCTCGCCCGCTGGCGGCGCTCCCATGGCACGGCGCTCGCGGGGGCGGGTCAACCTGATCAGCGTTGTGTGGCGATCCTGCTGTTCGAACGATCCAAGTCGAACTACCTGACGATCGCGGACGCGGCCGCGATGCTCACCAACGCGCAGTTTCTGCCTTGCGACTCGGCGCACGAGGTGGCGATGGCGGACCACCTGGTGGCACAGCGGCGCGCCTTCCGCAAACCGCTCCGGCACATCGTCAACGCGCCGGTTCATCCCGATTTCGTGCTGACCGACACATCGCCGGAGGTGGTAATCGAAGTGCTGGGAATGGCTGGCAACCCGGAGTACGTCACCCGAATGGCGGCAAAGCGCCAGCACTACCGCGCCGCCAGCGTGCCGTTCGTCGAATGGAACGCTCCCGCGCAACCGCTTTCCGCGGTTCGGCTGCCGTCCCCTGTCGGGACAGCCTCGGAGGCCACCCATGCAGGCTGA